Proteins from one Microbacterium faecale genomic window:
- a CDS encoding DUF5819 family protein has protein sequence MPQRNTPRRRLSIRIVMCIVALVTAWHIFASFLWIAPWAPIREVVGQERLSSYMIPMFGQSWSVFAPEPVNGDYRFEVRALVDGETTDWVSASDTELSMIRYNLFTPRAGIIAMDVSSQLRSAWGDLNDEQQEIAELNYFKDAWEERMGDAMYASGDNDSDVAQYIEQEHRATAYATQVAYAVWGDDVERLQYRATRQNVIPFRDRHDPEAERPGIQYSPTGWRGLVVNDGQSQDAFTDVFRSTHERISE, from the coding sequence ATGCCCCAGAGGAACACGCCCCGGCGTCGCCTCTCCATCCGAATCGTCATGTGCATTGTCGCGCTCGTGACCGCGTGGCACATCTTCGCGTCCTTCCTCTGGATCGCGCCGTGGGCACCGATCCGCGAGGTGGTCGGACAGGAGCGCCTCTCGAGCTACATGATCCCGATGTTCGGCCAGTCATGGAGCGTCTTCGCGCCCGAGCCGGTCAACGGCGACTACCGCTTCGAAGTGCGCGCGCTCGTCGACGGTGAAACGACCGATTGGGTCTCCGCCTCCGACACGGAGCTGTCGATGATCCGCTACAACCTCTTCACACCGCGCGCCGGCATCATCGCGATGGACGTCTCCAGTCAGCTACGCAGCGCATGGGGAGACCTCAACGACGAGCAGCAGGAAATCGCCGAACTCAACTACTTCAAGGACGCCTGGGAAGAGCGCATGGGAGACGCGATGTACGCCAGCGGCGACAACGACAGTGACGTCGCGCAGTACATCGAACAGGAGCACCGCGCCACCGCCTACGCCACGCAGGTCGCCTACGCCGTCTGGGGCGACGACGTCGAGCGCCTGCAGTACCGTGCCACCCGCCAGAACGTGATCCCGTTCCGTGACCGCCACGATCCCGAGGCTGAACGCCCCGGGATCCAGTACTCGCCGACCGGCTGGCGCGGTCTCGTCGTCAACGACGGGCAGTCGCAGGACGCGTTCACGGACGTATTCCGCTCGACACACGAACGGATCTCCGAATGA
- a CDS encoding HTTM domain-containing protein, with amino-acid sequence MSERTGGARPDVRAIGATAGAIVRRAPRAIGRLIRLLMVTLAGVVRTTWLAGESWLLDEKKSVYGLAVTRIVLGLTGIGLLLSNFSTRLYTFGSGSAWNGEGSEPVSDFPQMWLFSWFHRVAYDDVLFTTLYLVLLALAVAFTIGWRFKIVLPFYFVLWISFIEMNDSVGDQGDNMYRIVLLLLFFADPAARLSVDARRRARKGFRTILPREISNLLHNLALVALAAQVIFVYVSGGLYKAAGDPWSGGYAVYNPLMTERFGTWPVLSDLATAWGPAVTMMSWGSIILQIAFPFMLLLRPTRILALFGIMSFHIGIAVLMGLPWFSLAMIGIDFIFIRDRSWKRMGDLVTRAFRSDAERWTDDPDARLADAKKVRATSA; translated from the coding sequence ATGAGCGAGCGTACCGGCGGCGCGAGGCCCGACGTGCGCGCCATCGGCGCGACCGCAGGCGCAATCGTCAGGCGCGCTCCGCGCGCGATCGGCCGACTGATCCGCCTGCTGATGGTCACGCTCGCGGGGGTCGTGCGCACCACCTGGCTGGCCGGCGAATCCTGGCTCCTCGACGAGAAGAAGTCGGTCTACGGCCTCGCCGTGACGCGCATCGTGCTGGGTCTGACCGGCATCGGTCTGCTGCTGTCGAACTTCTCGACGCGCCTGTACACCTTCGGCTCCGGATCCGCATGGAACGGCGAGGGATCCGAACCTGTCAGCGACTTCCCGCAGATGTGGCTGTTCAGCTGGTTCCACCGTGTCGCATACGACGACGTGCTGTTCACGACGCTGTATCTCGTGCTGCTCGCGCTCGCCGTGGCGTTCACCATCGGCTGGCGCTTCAAGATCGTCCTGCCGTTCTACTTCGTCCTGTGGATCAGCTTCATCGAGATGAACGACTCGGTCGGCGACCAGGGCGACAACATGTACCGCATCGTGCTGCTCCTGCTGTTCTTCGCGGATCCGGCAGCGCGACTGTCCGTCGACGCCCGCCGTCGCGCTCGCAAGGGCTTCCGCACGATTCTCCCGCGCGAGATCAGCAACCTCCTGCACAACCTCGCCCTCGTGGCGCTCGCCGCGCAGGTCATCTTCGTCTACGTCTCCGGCGGCCTCTACAAGGCGGCTGGCGATCCCTGGTCCGGCGGTTACGCGGTCTACAACCCGCTCATGACCGAACGGTTCGGCACCTGGCCGGTGCTGAGCGATCTGGCCACGGCCTGGGGCCCGGCCGTGACGATGATGAGCTGGGGGTCGATCATTCTCCAGATCGCCTTCCCGTTCATGCTGCTGCTGCGCCCCACGCGCATCCTCGCGCTGTTCGGCATCATGTCGTTCCACATCGGCATCGCCGTGCTGATGGGCCTGCCCTGGTTCTCGCTCGCGATGATCGGCATCGACTTCATCTTCATCCGCGACCGATCGTGGAAGCGCATGGGCGACCTCGTGACCCGTGCGTTCCGCAGCGACGCGGAACGGTGGACCGACGATCCGGACGCGCGGCTCGCGGACGCGAAGAAAGTCCGCGCGACGTCGGCGTGA
- a CDS encoding glutaredoxin domain-containing protein has translation MTVANDTITMFGAEWCGDCRRTKAQLDGLGIDYQYIDLEAEPSAADVAKDISGRMNIPVVVYPDGSHHVEPSNADVDSKLKALGLV, from the coding sequence ATGACCGTCGCAAATGACACGATCACGATGTTCGGCGCCGAGTGGTGCGGCGACTGCCGCCGCACCAAGGCGCAGCTCGATGGCCTCGGCATCGACTACCAGTACATCGACCTCGAGGCAGAACCGTCGGCTGCCGACGTGGCCAAGGACATCTCCGGCCGCATGAACATCCCGGTCGTCGTGTACCCGGATGGCAGCCACCACGTCGAGCCGTCGAACGCCGACGTCGACAGCAAGCTCAAGGCTCTCGGGCTCGTCTGA
- a CDS encoding acyl-CoA dehydrogenase family protein, whose protein sequence is MADTAVRPENTTDEHADVSLDVDTLTTHLLGKWRDIRLEAREMIKDERFWQIPGQHYEEHRERVFGQTKLLAERGAGARAFPTEYGGLGTQGGNLAGFEELVLADPSLQIKSGVQWGLFTSAIYQLGTKKHWDRWLPDAISLELPGAFAMTETGHGSDVQSIATTATYDPETEEFVIHTPFRGAYKDYLGNAAKHGRAATVFAQLITGGVNYGVHCFFMPIRDEAGEMLPGILSEDDGPKGGLNGVDNGRLAFDHVRVPRENLLNRYGDVAADGTYTSSIASPGRRFFTMLGALVQGRVSLDGAATWGAALALDIAVTYGNQRRQFDDGTGQETVLLDYGKHRRRLIPRIATVYAQAFAHEELLQKFDSVFSGESDTDENRQDLETLAAALKPLSTWNALDTIQEAREACGGQGYLSENRLVGLHQDLDVYATFEGDNNVLLQLVGKRLLGDFAQQFKGKDSAALAAYAAKQGASKFFHGAGLRRLGQTVADLGSTARSVEFGLRGDDQHQLLTDRVQQMVADVGARLNQARKLPPAEAQAVFNENQVDLLDAARAHGELLQWEAFTDAIDQIDHEGTRTVMTWVRDLFGLSLIEEHLSWHIIGGRLSTQRAAALTRYIDRLCTRLRPHAQDLVDAFGFAPEHVRAPIASGAERERQDEARAYYADLRAKGEEPIPEKKARAAS, encoded by the coding sequence GTGGCCGACACAGCTGTTCGCCCTGAGAACACCACCGACGAGCACGCCGACGTCAGCCTCGACGTCGATACGCTGACGACCCACCTGCTCGGGAAATGGCGCGACATCCGTCTCGAAGCACGCGAGATGATCAAGGACGAGCGCTTCTGGCAGATCCCCGGACAGCACTACGAGGAGCACCGCGAGCGCGTCTTCGGACAGACGAAGCTGCTCGCCGAGCGGGGCGCGGGTGCCCGGGCGTTCCCGACCGAATACGGCGGCCTGGGCACGCAGGGCGGCAACCTCGCGGGCTTCGAAGAGCTCGTGCTCGCGGATCCGAGCCTGCAGATCAAGTCGGGCGTGCAGTGGGGGCTGTTCACGTCGGCGATCTACCAGCTCGGCACGAAGAAGCACTGGGACCGCTGGCTGCCCGACGCGATCAGCCTCGAGCTGCCCGGTGCCTTCGCGATGACCGAGACGGGCCACGGATCCGACGTGCAGTCGATCGCGACGACAGCCACCTACGATCCGGAGACCGAGGAGTTCGTGATCCACACGCCCTTCCGCGGGGCGTACAAGGACTACCTCGGCAACGCAGCGAAGCACGGCCGCGCCGCGACGGTGTTCGCGCAGCTCATCACGGGCGGCGTCAACTACGGCGTGCACTGCTTCTTCATGCCGATCCGCGACGAGGCGGGCGAGATGCTTCCCGGCATCCTCAGCGAAGACGACGGGCCCAAGGGCGGCCTCAACGGCGTCGACAACGGTCGGCTCGCGTTCGATCACGTCCGCGTCCCGCGTGAGAACCTGCTGAACCGCTACGGCGACGTCGCCGCCGACGGCACCTACACGAGCTCCATCGCGAGCCCCGGCCGCCGCTTCTTCACGATGCTCGGTGCGCTCGTGCAGGGTCGCGTGTCACTCGATGGCGCCGCCACGTGGGGCGCGGCTCTCGCGCTCGACATCGCGGTGACCTACGGCAATCAGCGCCGCCAGTTCGACGACGGCACAGGGCAGGAGACCGTCCTGCTCGACTACGGCAAGCACCGCCGTCGGCTCATCCCGCGCATCGCCACGGTCTACGCTCAGGCGTTCGCGCACGAAGAGCTGCTGCAGAAGTTCGACAGCGTCTTCAGCGGCGAGAGCGACACCGACGAGAACCGCCAGGATCTCGAGACGCTCGCGGCCGCGCTCAAGCCGCTGTCGACGTGGAACGCGCTCGACACGATCCAGGAGGCGCGCGAGGCGTGCGGCGGCCAGGGCTATCTGTCCGAGAACCGCCTCGTCGGACTGCATCAGGATCTCGATGTCTACGCCACATTCGAGGGCGACAACAACGTGCTGCTGCAGCTCGTCGGCAAGCGCCTGCTCGGCGACTTCGCACAGCAGTTCAAGGGCAAGGACTCCGCGGCGCTTGCCGCCTACGCGGCGAAGCAGGGCGCCTCGAAGTTCTTCCACGGCGCGGGCCTGCGCCGCCTCGGGCAGACGGTCGCCGATCTCGGATCCACCGCCCGCTCGGTTGAGTTCGGGCTGCGCGGCGACGACCAGCACCAGCTGCTCACCGACCGCGTGCAGCAGATGGTCGCCGACGTGGGCGCCCGCCTGAACCAGGCGCGCAAGCTGCCGCCGGCCGAGGCGCAGGCCGTCTTCAACGAGAATCAGGTAGACCTGCTCGACGCCGCGCGTGCGCACGGCGAGCTGCTGCAGTGGGAGGCCTTCACCGACGCGATCGACCAGATCGACCACGAGGGCACCCGCACCGTTATGACCTGGGTGCGCGATCTGTTCGGGCTTTCGCTCATCGAAGAGCACCTGTCGTGGCACATCATCGGCGGGCGCCTGTCGACGCAGCGTGCCGCCGCACTGACGCGCTACATTGACCGTCTCTGCACGCGTCTCCGGCCGCACGCGCAGGATCTCGTCGACGCTTTCGGGTTCGCCCCAGAACATGTGCGGGCACCGATCGCCTCGGGCGCCGAGCGCGAGCGGCAGGACGAGGCTCGCGCCTACTACGCCGACCTGCGTGCGAAGGGCGAGGAGCCCATTCCGGAGAAGAAGGCACGCGCGGCGTCATAA
- a CDS encoding recombinase family protein, which produces MSEHVEEVSTRDQIWRAHPADARLVGIVVARDGMPSIVEQRKQLTDFGVPIDGFRHPAPNVSETWEERLNRLFGRLQRGDVVVVTSAHVFGRDATEETQTIAELGRRGIIIKVLAHAAPAG; this is translated from the coding sequence GTGAGCGAGCATGTCGAAGAGGTCAGCACGCGCGATCAGATCTGGCGCGCGCACCCCGCCGATGCTCGGCTCGTGGGCATCGTCGTCGCGAGGGACGGCATGCCGTCGATCGTGGAGCAGCGCAAGCAGCTCACCGACTTCGGCGTCCCCATCGACGGCTTCCGTCATCCGGCCCCCAACGTCTCCGAGACGTGGGAGGAGCGCCTGAACCGCCTGTTCGGCCGCCTTCAGCGCGGCGACGTCGTCGTCGTGACGAGCGCGCACGTGTTCGGCCGCGATGCCACCGAGGAGACGCAGACGATCGCGGAGCTCGGGCGGCGCGGCATCATCATCAAGGTGCTCGCGCACGCAGCGCCCGCGGGCTAA
- a CDS encoding BCCT family transporter, with protein MASVPVEVFPAERDTDDEITEKLRRQGVKIGKGLVAPRVFWPAFIVILLVAVLSLVFPDAMGGAFNNANAWISDTLGWYYMLIISAFVVFVVAVAFSKLGTIKLGRANDKPEFGLFAWFAMLFSAGMGIGLIFYGVGEPVTYATIGGNPSWDGSEQELAGLAMAQTFVHWGLHPWAIYAVIGLALAYAIHRRGRPVSIRWALEPIFGNRVKGWVGDVIDIIAIFGTVFGIATSLGLGVSQIAAGMQAIGVVGGVDTTLLVVLIVVITLLATISVVSGLGAGIKWLSNINLSLAGVLLISVLLLGPTLFLLRNFVQSLGVYLAEVMHMSLDVGAYAGADTHEWLSGWTLFYWGWWIAWAPFVGVFIARISRGRTVRQFIAGVLLVPTAVGFLWFSVMGGAGIFRQMFGAGDLVQSDEDGVPSVSPEGSLFTVLQDLPLGQILSVLAVIIVAIFFITSSDSGSLVVDMLASGGHPNPPVWSRLVWALLEGALALALLVAGGSEALSALQAGSLITALPFSVVMILMAIALVKALSYELKTLEHRESVERLERVADYFSGRISSSGYLQEYVDDRIDYRISRTRGLLRRQSSRGSE; from the coding sequence ATGGCCAGCGTTCCCGTCGAGGTGTTCCCGGCGGAGAGGGACACGGACGACGAGATCACCGAGAAGCTGCGCCGCCAGGGCGTGAAGATCGGCAAGGGCCTTGTCGCGCCGCGCGTGTTCTGGCCGGCGTTCATCGTGATCTTGCTGGTCGCGGTGCTCTCGCTCGTCTTCCCCGACGCGATGGGCGGCGCGTTCAACAACGCGAATGCGTGGATCTCCGACACGCTCGGCTGGTACTACATGCTCATCATCAGCGCGTTCGTGGTGTTCGTCGTGGCGGTCGCGTTCTCGAAGCTCGGCACGATCAAGCTCGGGCGCGCGAACGACAAACCCGAGTTCGGGCTCTTCGCATGGTTCGCCATGCTGTTCTCGGCGGGCATGGGCATCGGCCTCATCTTCTATGGCGTCGGTGAGCCCGTCACATACGCCACGATCGGCGGCAACCCGAGCTGGGACGGGTCCGAGCAGGAGCTCGCCGGACTCGCGATGGCGCAGACGTTCGTCCACTGGGGTCTGCACCCCTGGGCGATCTACGCGGTCATCGGCCTCGCGCTCGCATACGCGATCCACCGACGCGGTCGCCCCGTCTCGATCCGCTGGGCGCTCGAGCCGATCTTCGGCAACCGCGTCAAGGGGTGGGTCGGCGATGTCATCGACATCATCGCGATCTTCGGCACGGTGTTCGGGATCGCGACGTCGCTCGGTCTGGGTGTATCGCAGATCGCCGCGGGCATGCAAGCGATCGGCGTCGTGGGCGGCGTCGACACGACGCTGCTGGTGGTCCTGATCGTCGTGATCACGCTGCTTGCCACGATCTCGGTCGTCAGCGGCCTCGGCGCGGGCATCAAGTGGCTGTCGAACATCAACCTGTCGCTTGCGGGCGTCCTGCTCATCTCCGTGCTGCTGCTCGGACCGACGCTGTTCCTCCTGCGCAACTTCGTGCAGTCGCTCGGCGTGTACCTCGCCGAGGTGATGCACATGAGCCTCGACGTCGGCGCTTACGCAGGCGCGGACACCCACGAGTGGCTCTCGGGCTGGACGCTGTTCTACTGGGGATGGTGGATCGCCTGGGCGCCGTTCGTCGGCGTCTTCATCGCCCGCATCTCGCGCGGCCGCACCGTACGCCAGTTCATCGCCGGCGTGCTGCTCGTGCCGACCGCCGTCGGCTTCCTCTGGTTCTCCGTGATGGGCGGAGCTGGCATCTTCCGCCAGATGTTCGGCGCCGGCGACCTGGTGCAGTCCGATGAAGACGGCGTGCCGTCCGTATCGCCGGAGGGATCGCTGTTCACGGTGCTGCAGGACCTGCCGCTCGGGCAGATCCTCTCCGTGCTCGCGGTCATCATCGTGGCGATCTTCTTCATCACGTCGTCCGACTCCGGATCGCTCGTGGTCGACATGCTCGCCTCCGGCGGCCACCCGAACCCGCCCGTCTGGTCGCGCCTCGTGTGGGCGCTTCTCGAGGGCGCCCTCGCGCTCGCCCTGCTCGTCGCCGGCGGATCCGAGGCGCTGTCCGCGTTGCAAGCCGGGTCGCTCATCACGGCGCTGCCGTTCAGCGTGGTCATGATCCTGATGGCCATCGCGCTCGTCAAGGCGCTCAGTTACGAGCTGAAGACCCTCGAGCATCGCGAGAGCGTCGAACGCCTCGAACGTGTCGCTGACTACTTCAGCGGTCGCATCTCCTCCAGCGGATACCTGCAGGAGTACGTCGACGACCGCATCGATTACCGCATCTCGCGAACGCGCGGTCTGCTGCGACGGCAATCGTCGCGCGGATCCGAGTAG
- a CDS encoding glycosyltransferase, with protein MWNDGLSESLEEMGAAVGVTVVVPTFNEAGNVAELVCRIASALRHEDAEILFVDDSTDGTADEVRRIAPTAGLPVRVIHRDRAEGGLGGAVVEGFRNARYATCVVMDGDLQHPAATIPQLLARLRRGDVDLVAASRYAESASASGLADSTRHLVSRGSNLVTRAMFPRRLREVTDPMTGFFAIDTTALDVARLRPRGFKILLEIIVRTSVRVAEIPFAFGERFADRSKASVQQGIRFFHQLALLRFGKMSGFAAIGALGAVANVAIVWALDVHINYLWAAIIAAEVTIIGNFLLIERFVFRAEKREARGVWHRFASSFVFNNVESAIRIPVMSLMVTAWGMPSALATAITLAVAFLIRFTFHSLVVYRPRA; from the coding sequence GTGTGGAACGATGGACTGTCTGAGTCGCTGGAGGAGATGGGGGCCGCCGTGGGGGTGACCGTCGTGGTCCCGACGTTCAACGAGGCCGGCAACGTCGCCGAGCTCGTCTGCCGTATCGCGAGCGCCCTCCGGCACGAGGACGCCGAGATCCTCTTCGTCGACGACTCCACGGACGGCACCGCCGACGAGGTACGGCGCATCGCACCCACAGCAGGCCTGCCCGTGCGGGTGATCCATCGCGACCGCGCCGAGGGCGGCCTCGGCGGCGCCGTCGTCGAGGGCTTCCGCAACGCGCGCTACGCCACCTGCGTCGTCATGGACGGCGACCTGCAGCATCCCGCCGCCACGATTCCTCAGCTGCTCGCGCGGCTGCGGCGCGGCGACGTCGACCTCGTGGCCGCGTCGCGGTACGCCGAGTCGGCGAGCGCGTCGGGGCTTGCCGACTCGACCCGCCACCTCGTCTCTCGCGGATCCAACCTCGTCACGCGCGCGATGTTCCCGCGCCGACTGCGCGAGGTCACGGATCCGATGACGGGGTTCTTCGCGATCGACACGACCGCTCTCGACGTCGCTCGCTTGCGCCCGCGCGGCTTCAAGATCCTGCTCGAGATCATCGTGCGCACCTCGGTGCGGGTCGCCGAGATCCCGTTCGCCTTTGGAGAGCGTTTCGCGGACCGCTCGAAGGCCTCGGTTCAGCAGGGCATTCGGTTCTTTCATCAGCTGGCGCTGCTGCGGTTCGGGAAGATGAGCGGGTTCGCGGCCATCGGCGCGCTCGGCGCGGTCGCCAACGTCGCGATCGTCTGGGCGCTCGACGTACACATCAACTACCTCTGGGCCGCGATCATCGCGGCCGAGGTGACGATCATCGGCAATTTCCTGCTCATCGAACGGTTCGTCTTCCGCGCCGAGAAGCGCGAGGCGCGCGGCGTCTGGCACCGCTTCGCGTCGTCTTTCGTCTTCAATAATGTCGAGTCGGCGATACGGATCCCCGTGATGAGCCTCATGGTGACCGCGTGGGGCATGCCGAGCGCCCTCGCCACGGCGATCACGCTCGCTGTCGCCTTCCTGATCCGGTTCACGTTCCACTCGCTCGTCGTGTACCGCCCGCGCGCCTGA